The Cervus elaphus chromosome 21, mCerEla1.1, whole genome shotgun sequence genome window below encodes:
- the ENY2 gene encoding transcription and mRNA export factor ENY2 isoform X2, translated as MNKDAQMRAAINQKLIETGERERLKELLRAKLIECGWKDQLKAHCKEVIKEKGLEHVTVDDLVAEITPKGRALVPDSVKKELLQRIRTFLAQHASL; from the exons ATGAACAAAGATGCGCAGATGAGAGCAGCGATTAACCAAAAGTTGATAGAAACTGGAGAAAGAGAACG CCTCAAAGAGTTGCTGAGAGCTAAATTAATTGAATGTGGCTGGAAGGATCAGTTGAAGGCACACTGTAAAG AGGTAATTAAAGAAAAGGGACTAGAACACGTTACTGTTGATGACTTGGTGGCTGAAATCACACCAAAAGGCAGAG ccCTGGTACCTGACAGTGTAAAGAAGGAACTCCTACAAAGAATAAGAACATTCCTTGCTCAGCATGCCAGCCTTTAA
- the ENY2 gene encoding transcription and mRNA export factor ENY2 isoform X1 — MVVSKMNKDAQMRAAINQKLIETGERERLKELLRAKLIECGWKDQLKAHCKEVIKEKGLEHVTVDDLVAEITPKGRALVPDSVKKELLQRIRTFLAQHASL; from the exons GTTAGCAAGATGAACAAAGATGCGCAGATGAGAGCAGCGATTAACCAAAAGTTGATAGAAACTGGAGAAAGAGAACG CCTCAAAGAGTTGCTGAGAGCTAAATTAATTGAATGTGGCTGGAAGGATCAGTTGAAGGCACACTGTAAAG AGGTAATTAAAGAAAAGGGACTAGAACACGTTACTGTTGATGACTTGGTGGCTGAAATCACACCAAAAGGCAGAG ccCTGGTACCTGACAGTGTAAAGAAGGAACTCCTACAAAGAATAAGAACATTCCTTGCTCAGCATGCCAGCCTTTAA